TGTATCCCGCGTGATGGTCGACTTATCGGCTCCCAGCTGGTTGGCAACGATGTCGATCACCTTCGCTTCGATTTCTTGCTCGGTCACGCTTCAGTCTCCACAACGGTCGGATGAGGCCGAGACCCACGCTGGCCCGGGCGGGGACCACCCCACGCTCACCCCAGTAGCCGCGATTCTAGCAACTCCACCGCCGACCCGCCAAGCATCCCACTTTCCCACCCACATTTCCAGTCCCCCGCGCCGATTTCCATACCGCGCAACCCGGTCCGGTTATGCCGCCCACGCCCACGATTCTCCTCTTTGACCTTCTTCACACCCTCTATCACCCCCTCAATCACGCCGATGCACCAGAGCAACAGGTTCCTGACACCCGCGTCCGGACCCCGTCGCCACAATCCCGTTCGGATCGTGTTCAGAGCAGCACGGAGGTCGATTGACATGGCCCACATGCCCCAGGAACCCGAGGCCTTTGCAGAACAGGTCGCCATCCTTCTCAAACGCCTCCAGCCCGAATACGACGTCGACCTCGTCGGGCCACGCGAACTCATCGTCAATGGCCGACGCCTCGACCTCGAAAACCTCTTCCGCATGGTCGCCCACGAACCGAACCGCGGAACCGAAATCGTCGAGCACTTCCTCGAACAACTCTTCTCCTCCGACGCCCTCTCACTGGCCGACCTCAACTTTGATCTCGCACGCCCGCGCATCATGCCGCGCATTCAACCCGAATCCATCTTCGAACACCTCAGCCGCGACCTGGTCGCCCATGTCCCGTTCGTCAATGGCACCGTCATCGTCTTCGTCCTCGACATGCCACAGATGACCGTCAGCCTCACCACCGAGCAGACCGTCCGCTGGAATGTCAGCATGGAAGACCTCGACACCATCGCACGCGAAAATCTTGAGGCCTACGCACCCGAGTTTGACCTTCAGGTCATCGAAAGCCGCGAGGGTGGCAAAGCCATCATCGTCGCCGAACAGGACGGCTACGACGCCGCACGCCTCCTCATTTCAAGCCTCTACAACAAACTCGCCTCACACCTCGGAGGCGACTTCTACGTCGCAACCCCCGCACGCGACATGTTCCTCGCACTGTCGCTCAAGCCCAAAGAGTTCTGCGACCGACTCCAGGCCCGCGTCGAAGAAGACTACCGACGCCTCCCATACCCCATCTGCAGCGAACTGTTCTACGTCACCCGCGACGGCGTCGCCGGCACCCGCGGCAAACTCGCCGCATAACCAGACCCTTGCATTCGGACGCCGGTTCTTTGGGCGCACTCCTGCTTCCAATCCGCCCATCGCTTCGACGCCCAAAGATCCGGGTCAGAGACTCGCTCGATTCCAACTGCACCAACGCTGCCCTAAACTCGCTCCTGTGATTCTGCTCATCGACAACTACGACAGTTTCACGTGGAATCTCGTCCAGAGACTCGGGGAAATCGACCCCTCGCTCGAGCCCGGACGCGACCTGGTCGTCGTCCGCGCTGACAAACTCGCCCCACAAGACGCCGACGCTCTCGACCACGGGCGCGGCCCCACACACCTTATCATCTCACCCGGACCCTGCACCCCCAAAGAAGCCGGCAACTCACCCGCCATGATCGCCCATTTCGCGGGACGCATCCCCATCCTCGGCGTCTGCCTCGGGCACCAGTGCATGGCCGACCTGAACGGCATGGATGTCGTCCGCCACACCATCCAGATGCACGGCAAGACCAGCCCCATCTCCCACGACGGACGCGGAGTGTTTGCGGGTTTGCCGAATCCATTTATCGCGACTCGATACCACTCTCTCGTCGTCAGGCCCGAGTCGATCGCGCCCGATGGCGACTGGGAAGTTTCAGCCTGGTGCGAGGACACATTGCCCGACGGAAGGCGCGAGCGGGTGGTCATGGGGTTGCGCCGGGTGTGGCAGGATGCGGGCAAGGCGCCGGTCGAGGGGGTGCAGTTTCACCCCGAGAGTTTCCTGACGCTCGATGGGCCACAGTTGCTTACAAATTTCCTGAACATGGGACGCTAAAACTGGACGCCGTAAATCTGGACGCTCTATCTGGACGCCGGAGGTTTGCACCGACAGGTGCACAGCTCCGGGTACGGAAGTGTGCGGGATCACCTGCGGTTTTTGGACGCCGGAGGTTTGCACCGACAGGTGCACACCTCCGGGTACGGAAGTGCGCAGGCGCTCGCGTGCGAATGTCGCGTGACCCGGACCTTTGGGCGAGTACGAGCAAGGTCCATCGGGCGCAAGAGTGTGCCCAAAGATCCGGCGTCCAAAAGTCCGAATTCCAAATCCCGAAGTCCTAAGTCCAGGAAAGATGCGACGACCCGCGCATGATCTACCGTCACTTGCAACCGACGGCGTAAGACGCAAGGAACATCTGGACATCGAAGAAATCAATGACCGTGTCGTAGTTCATATCGGCCTCAATATCCATGTTGGAGTATGCCGCGAGGAATGCCTGCGTATCAAAGTAGTCCACAGTTCCATCACAGTTGAAGTCAGCAGAGCATGGCATTTTGTTGAATAAGTCCAGATCGTCGGCATCGACAATGTTGTCCCGGTTGAAGTCAACGCGAGGATCAAAGCCGGGGTCTCCCAATTCAAGATTGAAAGTGGATCGCATCAACTCGCGGGCTTCCTGACAGCGATACCCAGTTGTCGAAATTACTCCGTCGCGGCGGCCGAGTTCAACGTATCGGACAGTAAGGCCGGCATAACGAGCCCCAGTTGGAATCGAGGACCCCA
This Phycisphaeraceae bacterium DNA region includes the following protein-coding sequences:
- a CDS encoding aminodeoxychorismate/anthranilate synthase component II; amino-acid sequence: MILLIDNYDSFTWNLVQRLGEIDPSLEPGRDLVVVRADKLAPQDADALDHGRGPTHLIISPGPCTPKEAGNSPAMIAHFAGRIPILGVCLGHQCMADLNGMDVVRHTIQMHGKTSPISHDGRGVFAGLPNPFIATRYHSLVVRPESIAPDGDWEVSAWCEDTLPDGRRERVVMGLRRVWQDAGKAPVEGVQFHPESFLTLDGPQLLTNFLNMGR
- a CDS encoding DUF1444 family protein, producing the protein MAHMPQEPEAFAEQVAILLKRLQPEYDVDLVGPRELIVNGRRLDLENLFRMVAHEPNRGTEIVEHFLEQLFSSDALSLADLNFDLARPRIMPRIQPESIFEHLSRDLVAHVPFVNGTVIVFVLDMPQMTVSLTTEQTVRWNVSMEDLDTIARENLEAYAPEFDLQVIESREGGKAIIVAEQDGYDAARLLISSLYNKLASHLGGDFYVATPARDMFLALSLKPKEFCDRLQARVEEDYRRLPYPICSELFYVTRDGVAGTRGKLAA